The Plasmodium yoelii strain 17X genome assembly, chromosome: 8 genome includes a region encoding these proteins:
- a CDS encoding rhoptry-associated membrane antigen, putative, which yields MNTLLLSLLVFQNITTYFDNFKNSGIIERNGGEIKYISENVVGSININGLRRQLNDDIENAKYNFNSNKYYYDSNIHKDYYDANEYDRETSFLETDEYDEEPDNEKDDDNEYEESFLETDEYDEEADNENDDDNEHEESFLETDEYEEEADNENDDDNEHEESFLETDEYDEEADNENDDDNEHEESFLETDEYEEADNENDDDNEHEESFLETDEYEEADNENDDDNEHEESFLETDEYEEADNENDDDNEHEESFLETDEYDEEADNEKDDDNENEESFLETDEYDEEADNENDDDNEHEESFLETDEYDEEADNENDDDNEHEESFLETDEYDEEADNENDNNDFESDEDNYANDINSSTTAQSFIEKDDLYFDDFFDSEETIKDAVKKGSKNKNSNTSSRNDSTKNMIKKLNKTSNVEFKNKNSFNEEDNQYEFSGVKSETNKQSLRSPNKNGAQSNLKDKKDKNTQNNMGQINLEEYEITNDELPSDIMSEAYDALAPTLHKKEKSNNESTKYKLKNNSSTKDPKYVPYKKGENSISPHIHADVYKKNKKMDEMLEEYEQELSNDDIMELESHNEEDTPVIAETEDHDGDDDSNEPNSGSISFLSSLTLIILGLIYIMN from the exons ATGAATACCCTGTTGTTATCTTTACTcgtttttcaaaatattacgacatattttgataattttaaaaattctgGAATTATAGAAAGGAATGGAG gagaaattaaatatatcagTGAAAACGTCGTTGGTAGCATTAACATAAATgg GCTACGTAGACAGTTAAATGACGATATAGAAAATGCTAAATACAATTTcaattcaaataaatattattatgattcTAATATCCACAAGGATTATTATGATGCAAACGAATACGACAGAGAAACAAGCTTCTTAGAAACTGATGAATATGATGAAGAACCTGATAATGAAAaggatgatgataatgaatATGAAGAAAGCTTCTTAGAAACCGATGAATATGATGAAGAAGCTGACAACgaaaatgatgatgataatgaacATGAAGAAAGCTTTTTAGAAACTGACGAATATGAAGAAGAAGCTGACAACgaaaatgatgatgataatgagCATGAAGAGAGCTTCTTAGAAACTGATGAATATGATGAAGAAGCTGACAACgaaaatgatgatgataatgaacATGAAGAAAGCTTTTTAGAAACTGACGAATATGAAGAAGCAGACAACgaaaatgatgatgataatgaacATGAAGAAAGCTTTTTAGAAACTGACGAATATGAAGAAGCAGACAACgaaaatgatgatgataatgaacATGAAGAAAGCTTTTTAGAAACTGACGAATATGAAGAAGCAGACAACgaaaatgatgatgataatgaacATGAAGAAAGCTTCTTAGAAACCGATGAATATGATGAAGAAGCTGATAATGAAAaggatgatgataatgaaaatgaagaaagcTTTTTAGAAACTGATGAATATGATGAAGAAGCTGACAACgaaaatgatgatgataatgaacATGAAGAAAGCTTCTTAGAAACTGATGAATATGATGAAGAAGCTGACAACgaaaatgatgatgataatgaacATGAAGAAAGCTTCTTAGAAACTGATGAATATGATGAAGAAGCCGacaatgaaaatgataacaacg ATTTTGAATCCGATGAAGATAACTATGCAAATGATATTAATTCATCAACAACTGCTCAATCTTTTATTGAAAAGGACGATCTATATTTCGATGATTTCTTTGATAGTGAAGAAACTATAAAAGATGCTGTTAAAAAAGGAAGCAAAAATAAGAATTCAAACACAAGTTCAAGAAATGATAGTACTAAAAACatgattaaaaaattaaataaaactaGTAACGTCGAatttaagaataaaaattcatTCAATGAAGAAGACAACCAATATGAATTTTCAGGTGTTAAATCAGAAACAAATAAACAATCACTAAGAAGCCCCAATAAAAATGGAGCACAATCAAACcttaaagataaaaaagataaaaataccCAAAATAACATGGGTCAAATAAATTTAGAAGAATATGAAATCACAAATGATGAATTACCATCCGATATTATGTCTGAAGCTTATGATGCTCTTGCACCAACATTACATAAAAAAGAGAAATCAAACAATGAATCTACCaaatacaaattaaaaaataatagttcCACTAAAGATCCAAAATATGTTCCTTATAAAAAAGGAGAAAATAGCATATCCCCTCATATACACGCAgatgtttataaaaaaaataaaaaaatggacGAAATGTTGGAAGAATATG AACAGGAACTTTCAAATGACGATATTATGGAATTAGAAAGTCACAATG aagaAGATACCCCTGTAATTGCTGAAACAGAAGATCATGATGGCGATGATG ATTCGAATGAACCTAACTCTGGTTCCATAAGTTTCTTAAGCTCTCTTACACTTATTATTTTAggacttatatatataatgaattaa
- a CDS encoding AAA family ATPase, putative, whose product MNFPNISKKMVSGPSISDKYNVTDNKGEANHITGNFDPTALERGAKALKELDQSSNSKKAFEVIKLQELTKQKEFEKQMEEIALQKAQYLSNKARIENEERRKTINYQQEQERITAEYKTRLEAEAYQKKLLDQQKQNEDWLKTQHEQYLRQENIRKRNELELLNLKMKQIKEEKLLERENMKAKIHEENKGLIERERKNLDIHLKTLKIKADEERKTKLESINKYFEQFNNSMFLFLSDKEKLYRFASLVTLTAVGIYTTKHTTRFIRSYAETKLGKPKLIRETSLWHINKFFDIFNLKKNIHRINKLFQRANPTSKKGSENIFDQIVLNEQLQEKLTWSINSMQNSKKYDLYLKNILLHGPPGTGKTLFAKTLSYYSNFDYIIINGGDVSALGVHASVELNKIFEFIKKRKNKKCIIFIDEAEAFLRKGRNESSNHFSESLRNALASFLYHTGTESKKFSIILATNCKDVLDAAVIDRIDEQYNFDIPKVNEIKKMVSVYFNKYVFPLKKYKIIIDKDIDDQYLSDLSSKLIGLSGRQISKLCFNIQSCVFGSNSKVVTKELIDLIVQWNLSNSFDSVDQREKQQMHSKQNENNLKFNSVHNTNESGDDNNKGAEKRDNQKNNKITETKGNSHNAAYSKEKKMTMNS is encoded by the coding sequence atgaatttcCCAAATATTTCTAAGAAGATGGTTTCAGGACCATCAATCagtgataaatataatgtaaCAGATAATAAGGGAGAGGCAAATCATATCACGGGTAATTTTGACCCAACTGCTTTAGAAAGAGGAGCAAAGGCATTAAAAGAACTGGACCAATCATCGAATTCTAAAAAAGCATTTGAAGTAATAAAATTACAAGAGCTAACAAAACAGAAAGAATTTGAAAAGCAAATGGAAGAAATAGCCTTACAAAAGGCTCAATATTTAAGTAATAAAGCGAGaatagaaaatgaagaaaggagaaaaactataaattatCAGCAAGAACAAGAAAGAATAACAGCTGAATATAAAACAAGATTAGAAGCTGAAgcatatcaaaaaaaattattagatcaacaaaaacaaaatgaagatTGGTTAAAAACTCAGCATGAACAATATTTAAGACAAGAAAATATTCGAAAAAGAAATGAACtagaattattaaatttaaaaatgaaacaaataaaagaagaaaaattattagaaaGAGAAAATATGAAAGCGAAAATtcatgaagaaaataaaggATTAATAGAAagagaaagaaaaaatttagatatacatctaaaaacattaaaaattaaagcagatgaagaaagaaaaacaaaattagaaagtataaataaatattttgaacaATTTAATAATTCAATGTTTTTATTCTTAAGCGATAAAGAAAAACTTTATCGATTTGCCTCACTTGTTACTTTAACAGCTGTAGGAATATATACTACTAAGCATACAACTAGATTTATTAGATCATATGCTGAAACAAAATTAGGGAAGCCTAAATTAATTAGAGAAACATCTTTGtggcatataaataaattttttgatatattcaatttaaaaaaaaatatacatcgtattaataaattatttcaaCGAGCCAATCCTACTTCGAAAAAGGGAagtgaaaatatatttgaccAAATTGTTCTTAATGAACAATTACAAGAAAAATTAACTTGGTCTATTAATAGTATgcaaaattcaaaaaaatatgatctttatttgaaaaatatactaTTACATGGCCCCCCAGGAACTGGTAAAACCCTTTTTGCAAAAACTTTATCTTATTATAGTAATTTTgactatataataataaatggaGGTGATGTTAGCGCATTAGGGGTTCATGCATCTgttgaattaaataaaatttttgaatttataaaaaaaaggaaaaataaaaaatgtataatttttattgaCGAAGCAGAAGCATTTTTAAGAAAAGGAAGAAATGAATCATCAAATCATTTTTCAGAAAGTTTAAGAAATGCATTAGcatcttttttatatcatacAGGAACAGAATCAAAAAAATTCTCCATAATTTTAGCTACTAACTGCAAGGATGTATTAGATGCAGCAGTAATTGATAGAATTGATGAAcaatataattttgatataCCAAAAgttaatgaaattaaaaaaatggtttcagtatattttaataaatatgttttcccactaaaaaaatataaaatcataATTGATAAAGACATTGACGATCAGTATTTAAGTGACTTATCTAGTAAACTTATAGGTTTATCAGGAAGACAGATATCAAAACTCTGTTTTAATATACAAAGTTGTGTTTTTGGTAGCAATTCAAAAGTTGTCACAAAAGAACTAATTGACTTAATTGTTCAATGGAATTTAAGCAATTCTTTTGATTCAGTTGATCAACGTGAAAAGCAACAAATGCATTcgaaacaaaatgaaaataatttaaagttTAATTCAGTTCATAATACTAATGAAAGTggtgatgataataataaaggtGCTGAGAAACGAGATAATCagaaaaataacaaaatcaCCGAAACTAAAGGTAATTCCCATAATGCAGCTTATtcaaaagaaaagaaaatgaCTATGAACAGTTAG